In Archangium violaceum, the following are encoded in one genomic region:
- a CDS encoding cupin domain-containing protein yields the protein MPTLIPAPTRVTAAGNKPKLIDEYVGRVNTKHSELSVAHMRSPGGWLEPGQTPEFREITVVIKGVLRVEHKGGHLDVRAGQAVVTEPGEWVRYSTPEADGAEYIAICLPAFSPDTVHRDA from the coding sequence ATGCCGACCCTCATCCCCGCCCCCACGCGCGTCACCGCCGCGGGCAACAAGCCCAAGCTCATCGACGAGTACGTGGGACGGGTGAACACGAAGCACTCCGAGCTCAGCGTCGCCCACATGCGCAGCCCCGGCGGGTGGCTGGAGCCCGGACAGACGCCCGAGTTCCGTGAAATCACCGTGGTCATCAAGGGTGTGCTGCGCGTGGAGCACAAGGGCGGCCACCTGGACGTGCGCGCGGGCCAGGCCGTGGTGACCGAGCCCGGCGAGTGGGTCCGCTACAGCACCCCCGAGGCCGACGGCGCCGAGTACATCGCCATCTGCCTGCCCGCCTTCTCGCCCGACACCGTCCACCGCGACGCGTAG
- a CDS encoding protein-disulfide reductase DsbD family protein, with translation MDAKKRVGVIAAVFGLAVAVVPWLLPTGPSTGLDAARFLEAGSFALGAAVVFAGGLLTAMTPCVYPLIPITVSVFGARKAEGRGKALVLTSSYIVGMGVVFSGLGVLAAKTGQAFGSMLGSPVVVTGLAVFLLLLATSMFGAFELALPQGLQQRLNSVGGSGITGAFLMGSVSGFLAAPCTGPVLTGLLAFVAKSQSTVLGAALLFVYALGIGVPFFLIGVFTVRLPRGGVWMEWVKSVLGIVLVALAISYLKDGFPALGGAVKGLSEQLGRHPGTAIASVLAVLGVLLGAIHLSFKEGARDFALKGVGVALVVAALVLRGGAMDSKSAGMLWVSLGWVEPPKAPTFAWHSVLPAKGSGFSSESFEQVLARAKSEGRPVMIDFFAEWCAACKELDRETYPALEVIEESGRFINVKVDATQSDDALDALMERFGVEGLPTVAFISSNGELLRDPRVTGFLDPRSFVVQMKKVD, from the coding sequence ATGGACGCGAAGAAGAGGGTCGGAGTCATCGCGGCGGTATTCGGGCTGGCCGTGGCGGTCGTGCCCTGGCTCCTGCCGACGGGTCCCAGCACGGGGCTGGACGCGGCGCGTTTCCTGGAGGCCGGGAGCTTCGCGCTCGGCGCGGCCGTGGTGTTCGCCGGTGGACTGCTCACCGCGATGACGCCCTGTGTCTACCCGCTCATCCCCATCACCGTGTCCGTCTTCGGGGCCCGCAAGGCCGAGGGGCGTGGCAAGGCGCTCGTGCTGACCAGCTCGTACATCGTCGGCATGGGCGTGGTGTTCAGCGGGCTGGGCGTGCTGGCGGCGAAGACGGGGCAGGCCTTCGGGTCGATGCTCGGCAGTCCCGTGGTGGTGACGGGCCTGGCGGTGTTCCTCCTGCTGCTGGCCACCTCCATGTTCGGCGCCTTCGAGCTGGCGCTCCCCCAGGGACTGCAGCAGCGGCTCAACTCGGTGGGAGGCTCGGGCATCACGGGCGCCTTCCTCATGGGCAGCGTGTCCGGCTTCCTCGCGGCGCCGTGCACCGGGCCAGTGCTCACGGGCCTGCTGGCCTTCGTGGCGAAGTCGCAGAGCACGGTGCTCGGCGCGGCGCTGCTCTTCGTCTACGCGCTCGGCATCGGCGTGCCCTTCTTCCTCATCGGCGTCTTCACCGTGCGCCTGCCTCGGGGCGGCGTGTGGATGGAGTGGGTGAAGAGCGTGCTGGGCATCGTGCTGGTGGCGCTCGCCATCTCCTACCTGAAGGACGGTTTCCCGGCGCTGGGCGGGGCGGTGAAGGGCCTCTCCGAGCAGCTCGGCCGTCACCCCGGGACGGCCATCGCCTCGGTGCTGGCGGTGCTGGGCGTGCTGCTGGGGGCCATCCACCTGTCCTTCAAGGAGGGGGCGCGGGACTTCGCCCTCAAGGGGGTCGGCGTGGCGCTGGTGGTGGCGGCCCTGGTGCTGCGCGGCGGCGCCATGGACTCGAAGTCGGCGGGGATGCTCTGGGTGTCGCTCGGCTGGGTGGAGCCGCCCAAGGCGCCCACCTTCGCGTGGCACTCGGTGCTGCCCGCCAAGGGCAGTGGCTTCTCGTCCGAGTCCTTCGAGCAGGTGCTGGCCCGCGCGAAGAGCGAGGGCCGGCCGGTGATGATCGACTTCTTCGCGGAGTGGTGCGCGGCCTGCAAGGAGCTGGACCGGGAGACGTACCCGGCCCTCGAGGTCATCGAGGAGTCGGGCCGCTTCATCAACGTGAAGGTGGACGCCACCCAGAGCGATGACGCGCTGGACGCGCTGATGGAGCGCTTCGGGGTGGAGGGGCTGCCCACGGTGGCCTTCATCTCGTCCAACGGGGAGCTGCTGCGCGACCCGAGGGTGACGGGCTTCCTGGATCCGCGCTCCTTCGTCGTGCAGATGAAGAAGGTCGACTAG
- a CDS encoding carbohydrate ABC transporter permease, whose translation MSVPSGVPAATTATATPAPPPASVSQLSRQRVRAAWLFLLPTLVVLGMVAGWPLLRTFWFAFTNANLSNPEPPQFVGLENFATVWDDPDWWQSVRNTFFFTGISVTLETVLGMMIALTLNTRFRGRGVLRAAVLVPWAIPTVVSARMWGWMFHDVYGVINAMFLHLGFIDAPIAWTADPRLSMAAVIAVDVWKTTPFMTLLLLAALQMLPDELYEAAKLDGAGPIRVFFKVTLPLIRGPMLVAIIFRVLDAMRVFDLFYVLTTNSSESMSMAVYARQQMFEFQELGLGAAAASMLFAVIAMFTAVYLVLGRSAVEEAA comes from the coding sequence GTGAGCGTTCCCAGTGGTGTCCCGGCCGCCACCACCGCCACGGCCACGCCCGCCCCGCCGCCGGCCAGTGTCTCCCAACTGTCCCGGCAGCGCGTCCGCGCGGCGTGGCTGTTCCTCCTGCCCACGCTCGTCGTGCTGGGCATGGTGGCCGGCTGGCCGTTGCTCAGAACCTTCTGGTTCGCCTTCACCAACGCGAACCTGTCCAACCCGGAGCCTCCGCAGTTCGTGGGCCTGGAGAACTTCGCCACCGTCTGGGACGACCCGGACTGGTGGCAGTCGGTGCGCAACACCTTCTTCTTCACGGGCATCTCGGTGACGCTGGAGACGGTGCTGGGGATGATGATCGCCCTCACACTCAACACGCGCTTCCGGGGACGCGGCGTGCTGCGGGCGGCGGTGCTGGTGCCGTGGGCCATTCCCACCGTGGTGTCCGCGAGGATGTGGGGCTGGATGTTCCATGACGTCTACGGCGTCATCAACGCGATGTTCCTGCACCTGGGGTTCATCGATGCGCCCATCGCCTGGACGGCGGATCCGCGGCTGTCCATGGCCGCGGTCATCGCCGTGGACGTGTGGAAGACGACGCCCTTCATGACGCTGCTGCTGCTGGCGGCGCTGCAGATGCTTCCGGACGAGCTCTACGAGGCCGCGAAGCTGGACGGGGCGGGCCCCATCCGCGTCTTCTTCAAGGTCACCCTGCCGCTCATCCGCGGGCCCATGCTGGTGGCCATCATCTTCCGCGTGCTGGACGCCATGCGGGTGTTCGATCTGTTCTACGTGCTCACCACCAACAGCAGTGAGTCCATGTCCATGGCCGTCTACGCGCGCCAGCAGATGTTCGAGTTCCAGGAGTTGGGATTGGGCGCCGCGGCGGCCTCGATGCTGTTCGCGGTCATCGCGATGTTCACCGCGGTCTACCTCGTCCTGGGACGGTCGGCGGTGGAGGAGGCGGCATGA
- a CDS encoding S41 family peptidase: protein MRTSLSTLILALGLMAATTAVAAPPPAEPLPSREERLAHLGRLWGQVRYRHPYLAYKDIDWDAALVAAIPKVEAAKDRAAYAAAVQDLLEELRDPATRILRPDEQQEGVKGPTAPVRELRSWEAKDVLVLDLRASRGRNIQELRPDISKAKAVIVDLRARGLMPDAQGAMSQALGDLLPFLLSQELEVPGQRSVFHSGYRAQTRSTSGYTTSFLSTAGERVSPRGDGKARPVIFLLDDQSNLDPRALTMKALGLAQIVTEGRLDDGAVVEKTQVELGAGLTASVRLSELGIPMRADAVLPKRARSDKDETLQKALELAKKPAKKGKARDLELLPPARWQADRQYEDMLHPSREYRLLALFRAWNVIHFFYPYKHLLDRDWDEALTTFLPRFEKANGAAEYALAVAELSRLVQDGHTTLRGHPELDKRGISGTRAPFELMELNGQPVVMEVWDAEAAPGIMRGQVIETLDGKPLAERIKALEPYVTASSPAHLRHRLLERALAGPEGSQATVGVRDSSGQVKQVRFTRSLKSLQKPRKGEPYRLLGDIAYVDMTRLQASQVATLFDKVKNTRALVLDMRGAPNGAASSVVPYLNTRKARYGAVFERNLVSADETAGRYKFLQELPRARVPVYRGKTVMLVDERTSGEAEHLGLLLEAANGTTMIGSPSAGTNGELTDLVLPGGVTMTFTGHDVRHLDGRQLQRVGLRPQVFARPTLTSIKAGKDEVLERALDYLGGAGASGMAVARDTP from the coding sequence ATGCGCACCTCATTGTCGACGCTCATCCTGGCTCTCGGCCTCATGGCCGCCACCACCGCGGTGGCGGCCCCTCCCCCCGCCGAGCCCCTCCCCTCCCGTGAGGAGCGGCTCGCCCACCTGGGCCGCCTGTGGGGCCAGGTGCGATACCGTCACCCATACCTCGCCTACAAGGACATCGACTGGGACGCGGCCCTGGTGGCCGCCATCCCCAAGGTGGAGGCCGCGAAGGATCGCGCGGCCTACGCCGCGGCCGTGCAGGACCTGTTGGAGGAGCTGCGCGACCCCGCCACGCGCATCCTCCGCCCCGACGAGCAGCAGGAGGGCGTGAAGGGCCCGACCGCTCCGGTCCGCGAGCTGCGCAGCTGGGAGGCCAAGGACGTGCTCGTCCTGGACCTGCGCGCCAGCCGGGGCCGCAACATCCAGGAGCTGCGCCCGGACATCTCCAAGGCCAAGGCCGTCATCGTCGATCTGCGCGCCCGCGGGCTGATGCCCGACGCCCAGGGGGCCATGTCCCAGGCGCTCGGCGACCTGCTGCCCTTCCTGCTGAGCCAGGAGCTCGAGGTCCCCGGACAGCGCTCGGTGTTCCACTCGGGCTACCGCGCGCAGACCCGGTCCACCAGCGGCTACACCACCTCGTTCCTCTCCACCGCGGGCGAGCGCGTGTCCCCCAGGGGCGATGGCAAGGCGCGCCCCGTCATCTTCCTGCTGGATGACCAGTCGAACCTGGATCCCCGCGCCCTCACCATGAAGGCCCTGGGGCTGGCGCAGATCGTCACCGAGGGCCGCCTGGACGACGGCGCGGTGGTGGAGAAGACGCAGGTGGAGCTGGGCGCCGGACTGACGGCGTCCGTGCGGCTCAGCGAGCTCGGCATCCCCATGCGCGCGGACGCCGTGCTGCCCAAGCGCGCCCGCTCCGACAAGGACGAGACCCTCCAGAAGGCGCTCGAGCTGGCGAAGAAGCCGGCGAAGAAGGGCAAGGCGCGCGACCTGGAGCTGCTGCCCCCGGCCCGGTGGCAGGCGGACCGGCAGTACGAGGACATGCTCCACCCCAGCCGCGAATACCGCCTGCTCGCGCTCTTCCGCGCCTGGAACGTCATCCACTTCTTCTACCCGTACAAGCACCTGCTGGACCGGGACTGGGACGAGGCGCTGACCACGTTCCTGCCCCGGTTCGAGAAGGCCAACGGCGCGGCGGAGTACGCGCTCGCGGTGGCGGAGCTGAGCAGGCTCGTCCAGGACGGGCACACCACCCTGCGCGGCCACCCGGAGCTGGACAAGCGGGGCATCTCCGGCACGCGCGCGCCCTTCGAGCTGATGGAGCTCAACGGCCAGCCCGTGGTGATGGAGGTGTGGGACGCGGAGGCCGCCCCGGGAATCATGCGGGGCCAGGTCATCGAGACGCTCGACGGCAAGCCCCTCGCGGAACGCATCAAGGCGCTGGAGCCCTATGTGACGGCCTCGAGCCCCGCGCACCTGCGGCACCGCCTGCTGGAGCGGGCGCTGGCGGGCCCCGAGGGCTCCCAGGCCACGGTGGGCGTGCGCGACTCCAGCGGACAGGTCAAGCAGGTGCGCTTCACCCGGAGCCTGAAGTCGCTCCAGAAGCCCCGGAAGGGCGAGCCCTATCGGCTGCTGGGGGACATCGCCTACGTGGACATGACGCGCCTGCAGGCCTCGCAGGTGGCGACCCTCTTCGACAAGGTGAAGAACACCCGGGCCCTCGTGCTCGACATGCGCGGCGCTCCGAACGGGGCGGCCTCGAGCGTCGTGCCGTACCTCAACACGCGCAAGGCGCGCTACGGAGCGGTGTTCGAGCGCAACCTCGTCTCGGCGGACGAGACCGCTGGCCGCTACAAGTTCCTCCAGGAGCTGCCCAGGGCTCGCGTGCCCGTGTACCGCGGCAAGACGGTGATGCTCGTGGACGAGCGGACGAGCGGCGAGGCCGAGCACCTGGGCCTGCTCCTCGAGGCGGCCAATGGCACCACGATGATCGGCAGCCCCAGCGCGGGCACGAACGGGGAGCTCACGGACCTGGTGCTCCCCGGCGGCGTCACGATGACCTTCACCGGCCACGACGTGCGGCACCTGGATGGACGCCAGTTGCAGCGGGTGGGTCTGCGGCCCCAGGTCTTCGCGAGGCCGACCCTCACCAGCATCAAGGCCGGCAAGGACGAGGTGCTGGAGCGGGCGCTCGATTACCTCGGGGGCGCGGGCGCGTCGGGCATGGCGGTGGCCCGCGACACCCCGTAG
- a CDS encoding ABC transporter substrate-binding protein, with the protein MRNVLKRLAAATIVAVPTFATAETVAISCGTVGQEFEQCKLGAEAWAKKSGHQVKLVSGPTDASEQLTMFQQQLSAGASDIDVYRVDVVWPGLLGAHFIDLKPYVSKDVLEQHFPAIVENNTVGGKLVAMPWFTDAGLLYYRKDLLEKHGQKPPTTWQELATVAKTVQDAERKAGNDKMQGFVFQAKAAETLTCNALEWIDSFRGGTIIGEDGKVTINNPKAVEALKTAASWIGTISPQGVLNYEEEGARGVFQSGNAVFMRNWPYAWALANAPDSPVKGKVAVIALPKGGAEGKSTGTLGGWQLAVSKYSKHPEIAADLVKYLTSPEEQKRRAIVASFNPTIASLYKDAEVLKVNPFYTSLLETFTNAVARPSKVTGAKYSRVSAEFRNAVHAVLSKTAKPEDKLKDLQKKLENLGRGGKW; encoded by the coding sequence ATGCGCAACGTGTTGAAGAGACTCGCGGCCGCCACGATCGTCGCAGTTCCAACGTTCGCCACCGCGGAAACTGTGGCCATCTCGTGTGGCACCGTCGGGCAGGAGTTCGAGCAGTGCAAGCTGGGAGCTGAGGCCTGGGCGAAGAAGTCGGGCCATCAAGTGAAGCTGGTGAGCGGCCCCACGGACGCGAGCGAGCAGCTCACCATGTTCCAGCAGCAGCTGTCCGCGGGGGCTTCCGACATCGACGTCTACCGCGTGGACGTGGTGTGGCCGGGCCTGCTGGGCGCGCACTTCATCGACCTGAAGCCATACGTGTCCAAGGACGTGCTCGAGCAACACTTTCCCGCCATCGTGGAGAACAACACGGTAGGCGGAAAGCTGGTGGCCATGCCGTGGTTCACCGACGCGGGCCTGCTGTACTACCGAAAGGATCTGCTGGAGAAGCACGGGCAGAAGCCGCCCACCACGTGGCAGGAATTGGCCACGGTGGCCAAGACGGTGCAGGACGCCGAGCGCAAGGCGGGCAACGACAAGATGCAGGGCTTCGTCTTCCAGGCCAAGGCGGCCGAGACGCTGACGTGCAACGCGTTGGAGTGGATCGACTCCTTCCGTGGAGGCACCATCATCGGGGAGGACGGGAAGGTCACCATCAACAACCCCAAGGCGGTGGAGGCATTGAAGACAGCGGCCTCGTGGATCGGCACCATCTCGCCCCAGGGAGTGCTCAACTACGAGGAGGAGGGCGCGCGCGGCGTCTTCCAGTCCGGCAATGCGGTGTTCATGCGCAACTGGCCCTACGCGTGGGCGCTGGCCAACGCGCCGGACAGCCCCGTCAAGGGCAAGGTGGCGGTGATCGCCCTGCCCAAGGGCGGCGCGGAGGGCAAGTCCACCGGCACGCTGGGCGGCTGGCAGCTCGCGGTGTCCAAGTACTCCAAGCACCCGGAGATCGCCGCGGATCTGGTGAAGTACCTGACGAGCCCCGAGGAGCAGAAGCGCCGCGCCATCGTCGCCTCCTTCAATCCCACCATCGCCAGCCTCTATAAGGACGCGGAGGTGTTGAAGGTCAATCCGTTCTATACCAGCCTGCTCGAGACGTTCACGAACGCGGTGGCGCGTCCCTCGAAGGTCACGGGAGCCAAATACAGCCGCGTGAGCGCCGAGTTCCGCAACGCCGTGCACGCCGTCCTGTCCAAGACGGCCAAACCGGAGGACAAGTTGAAGGACCTGCAGAAGAAGCTCGAGAACCTGGGTCGGGGAGGTAAGTGGTGA
- a CDS encoding carbohydrate ABC transporter permease, protein MRKALRWLGRATFGLLVVVITLYTLFPFYWAVVSSLKQGSALFEVEAWPRNPAWQNYVLVFTEQPFGRNLFNSVVVASTVVLISLFLAVTAAFALGRIRFFGRTPLMLMILAVSMFPQIAVLSGMFELVRWLGLYNTLPALTLSYLLFTLPFTVWVLTTFMRELPKELEEAAVMDGASPWVICMHVFLPLLKPALVTTGLLAFIAAWNEFLFALTFTLSQEARTVPVAIALMSGASQYELPWGLIMAASVIVTVPLIVLVLIFQRRIVSGLTAGAVKG, encoded by the coding sequence ATGAGAAAGGCACTTCGCTGGCTGGGCCGGGCCACCTTCGGGCTGCTCGTGGTGGTCATCACCCTCTACACGCTCTTCCCCTTCTACTGGGCGGTGGTGTCCTCGCTGAAGCAGGGCAGCGCCCTCTTCGAGGTGGAGGCGTGGCCCCGCAACCCCGCCTGGCAGAACTACGTCCTCGTCTTCACCGAGCAGCCCTTCGGCAGGAACCTGTTCAACTCGGTGGTGGTGGCCTCCACGGTGGTGCTCATCTCGCTCTTCCTGGCGGTCACCGCGGCGTTCGCCCTGGGGCGCATCCGCTTCTTCGGGCGCACCCCGTTGATGCTGATGATCCTCGCCGTCTCCATGTTCCCGCAGATCGCCGTGCTCTCCGGCATGTTCGAGCTCGTGCGCTGGCTGGGCCTGTACAACACCCTGCCCGCGCTCACGCTCTCCTACCTGCTCTTCACCCTGCCCTTCACCGTCTGGGTGTTGACGACCTTCATGCGCGAGCTGCCCAAGGAGCTGGAGGAGGCGGCGGTGATGGACGGGGCCTCGCCCTGGGTCATCTGCATGCACGTCTTCCTGCCGCTGCTCAAACCGGCGCTGGTGACGACGGGCCTGCTGGCCTTCATCGCCGCGTGGAACGAGTTCCTCTTCGCCCTCACCTTCACCCTGTCGCAGGAGGCCCGGACCGTGCCCGTGGCCATCGCCCTGATGAGCGGGGCCAGCCAGTACGAGCTACCCTGGGGCCTCATCATGGCCGCCTCCGTCATCGTGACGGTTCCACTCATCGTCCTGGTGCTCATCTTCCAGCGGCGCATCGTCTCCGGCCTCACCGCTGGCGCCGTCAAGGGTTGA
- a CDS encoding carbohydrate porin encodes MTFVAVSPLARACSRALLVLCAVLLSVAPSSANASLLADRLELVMYGRVGAAWTPSGRYIMGRTFNLTGSAIGGRLEEGDYLEPTVKLHLLEKKDEPDAPYVDMVLTPAMFSTNGLFASLLSNRAGPALQIELFQGYIEAGNVLLPRLRVWAGARFYRGADVHIADYFYFNNLSGQGAGIAYGPADVAVLMQSSTAGSQYNFDVDGDGRFDVRRQRTTFVGQYVHKVEAGHSFHFLGELHLLPALQARLADGTERELTSDFGWVLGAKAHLDLGNGSFNDVSLRYGSRIANGGRGGSQTWDTFGLPSLTGQYSDASSVEAVDHFLYNFGSALSLNAYGILHWNRGGSGLRTDKSLDFAVGARSTVYLSDNIHLINEASFQGLRPGGGPLATAVKLSIAPTFVPTGQRSVWARPHFRIFYTIAFYDQNARDALTAPYLQAVASAGSEVPSIGHYLGTRVEWWF; translated from the coding sequence ATGACATTTGTCGCTGTCTCCCCCCTCGCGCGCGCGTGCAGCCGCGCGTTGCTGGTGCTGTGTGCCGTTCTCCTGTCGGTCGCGCCCTCGTCGGCGAACGCGAGCCTGTTGGCGGATCGGCTGGAGCTCGTCATGTACGGCCGCGTTGGCGCCGCGTGGACGCCCTCGGGCCGCTACATCATGGGCAGGACGTTCAACCTGACGGGCAGCGCCATCGGTGGACGTCTCGAGGAAGGCGACTATCTAGAGCCCACCGTCAAGCTGCATCTGCTCGAGAAGAAGGACGAGCCGGACGCGCCCTACGTGGACATGGTGCTGACGCCGGCCATGTTCTCCACCAATGGTCTGTTCGCCAGCCTCTTGAGCAACCGCGCCGGTCCGGCCCTGCAGATCGAGCTGTTCCAGGGCTACATCGAGGCGGGCAACGTGTTGCTGCCGCGCCTTCGGGTGTGGGCCGGTGCGCGCTTCTACCGTGGCGCGGACGTGCACATCGCCGACTACTTCTACTTCAACAACCTGAGCGGGCAGGGCGCGGGCATCGCGTACGGTCCGGCCGACGTGGCGGTGCTGATGCAGTCGTCGACCGCGGGCAGCCAGTACAACTTCGACGTGGACGGTGACGGGCGGTTCGACGTCCGGCGCCAGCGCACCACGTTCGTGGGCCAGTACGTGCACAAGGTGGAGGCCGGTCACTCGTTCCACTTCCTGGGCGAGCTGCACCTGCTGCCGGCCCTGCAGGCGCGGCTGGCGGATGGGACGGAGCGGGAGCTCACCTCTGACTTCGGCTGGGTGCTGGGTGCCAAGGCCCACCTGGACCTGGGCAACGGCAGCTTCAACGATGTGTCGCTGCGCTATGGCAGCCGGATCGCCAACGGCGGCCGCGGCGGTTCGCAGACGTGGGACACCTTCGGTCTGCCGAGCCTCACCGGGCAGTACTCGGATGCCTCGAGCGTGGAGGCGGTGGATCACTTCCTCTACAACTTCGGCAGCGCCCTGAGCCTCAATGCGTACGGCATCCTCCACTGGAACCGGGGTGGCAGCGGTCTGCGGACGGACAAGTCGCTGGACTTCGCCGTGGGCGCGCGCAGCACCGTGTACCTGAGCGACAACATCCACCTCATCAACGAGGCCAGCTTCCAGGGTCTGCGCCCCGGTGGCGGACCGCTGGCCACGGCGGTGAAGCTGTCGATCGCCCCCACCTTCGTTCCGACGGGACAGCGCTCCGTGTGGGCCCGGCCGCACTTCCGGATCTTCTACACGATCGCCTTCTACGATCAGAACGCGCGCGATGCGCTCACCGCGCCCTACCTGCAGGCGGTGGCGTCGGCGGGCTCCGAGGTGCCGAGCATCGGTCACTACCTGGGTACCCGCGTGGAGTGGTGGTTCTAG